A single genomic interval of Spinacia oleracea cultivar Varoflay chromosome 6, BTI_SOV_V1, whole genome shotgun sequence harbors:
- the LOC110804989 gene encoding uncharacterized protein, translating to MTCHALLGAFDITEGEYVSAFFSSPLSLSLSFSFQNSIAEISRPLNLSFILNLLLPSHLFFHLLGKIKICESTIRRGKVLDSAAKKETSQSSATRFLVGRQICDLVRRRRPIVSLYIAAGGPARGYYDAGDNVKYGLPMAFKVTTLAWGAIFYETQLQAAGEHKPGTEIAAETSAAMAAASIVFRKTDKKYARQLLKKVKVLDETFTSRMQQLLNYRVPDSDLELPRCILEAHSMLH from the exons atgacgtgtcacgcgctCCTTGGAG CCTTCGATATCACCGAGGGAGAGTACGTCTCTGCATTTTTCtcctcccctctctctctctctctctcattttCTTTCCAGAACTCCATTGCTGAGATATCAAGACCTCTCAATCTTTCCTTCATTTTAAATCTCCTCTTACCATCACACCTATTTTTCCATTTACTCGGAAAAATCAAGATTTGCGAAAGCACGATTCGAAGAGGAAAAGTATTAGATTCCGCCGCGAAGAAGGAGACATCTCAAAGCAGTGCAACTCGATTTCTTGTAGGTCGCCAAATCTGCGACTTAGTTCGTCGGCGTCGTCCAATTGTTTCTTTGTATATAGCAGCAG GTGGACCTGCTAGGGGATATTATGATGCAGGAGACAATGTTAAGTACGGGCTACCGATGGCGTTCAAGGTGACAACCCTGGCATGGGGAGCTATCTTCTATGAGACTCAGTTGCAGGCTGCAGGGGAACATAAACCTGGTACTGAGATTGCTGCTGAAACTTCTGCTGCCATGGCTGCTGCTTCTATTGTCTTCCGCAAAACTGATAAAAAATATGCTCGCCAACTCCTCAAGAAGGTTAAA GTGCTAGATGAAACTTTCACGTCTAGAATGCAACAGTTGCTGAATTATCGTGTTCCAGATTCGGATCTTGAGCTACCCAGATGTATATTAGAAGCGCATTCCATGCTTCACTAG